Sequence from the Enhydrobacter sp. genome:
GCCGTTCGGTAGACCGAAAGCGACCCGGGCGGCGCGGCGATCGTCACCAGCCCCGCCCCGCCCCGCCGCGCCGCCAACGCCGCGAGCCGCGCCGCGCCGGTCGCCGAGGCGCCGCCCAGGATGGTGAGATGACCGCGCGCATACTTGTGGTCGGCGACCGCGTCGCGCGAGAGCAACCGCGCCCAGAGAGGAGGGGCATTGCGCCACAAACGAGGTGCGATGGCGTCGAGCACCGACTCGGGAATGCCGATGTCGGCGACTTCCAGGACACCGCACAGTGCGAGCCCCACTGCCGAACAGTGTCCGGGTTTGGCCCGGAAGAAGGTGACGGTGAGCTCGGCCCTGGGGGCGCGGCCCATCACCTGCCCGGTGTCGCCGTTCAGGCCGCTCGGCACGTCGACGGCGACCACCGGCAAGCGCTCGTCGTTGATCCGATCGATGACCTCGCCGGCCACCCCGTCGACCGGCCGGCTGAGCCCCGCACCGAACAGCGCATCGACGATCAGCGGGCGTCCCGCCAGCAGCGCGGTCGAGAGCGGCGCCTCCTGCCCCTTCCACAGGCCGGCCGCCCAGGCGGCGTCGCCGCGCAGATGGGACGCCGCGCCGAGCAGGGCCACGCGCACGGCCCATCCGGCCATCTTGAGATGCCGCGCCACGACGAAGCCGTCGCCGCCGTTGTTGCCGGGCCCGCACAGCACCAGCACCGATTGCGCGGGATAGCGACGCAGGATGGCGTCGGCGACCGCGCGGCCGGCGGCTTCCATCAGCTCGCCGCCAGGCACGCCGCCGGCGATGGCGGCAGCATCCGCCTTCGCCATCTCGGCGCAGGTCAGCAGGACGAGATCGCCCTGCGCTGCGAGTATCCCGGGGAGAGGCTCGTCAACCATGGCTGGAGGGAGATTGGGGCGGCCGACCGGACTTGAACCGGCGACATCCAGAATCACAATCTGGCGCTCTAACCAACTGAGCTACGGCCGCCATCGTGGGGTGGCTCCCGACGAAGCGCGCCTTCCTACGCTCCGCCGCCCGGAGCGTCAAGAAACAGCCGGCGTCGGCGGCAACAGCCGGTCGAGGGCACGGATCCACACGGCGCACGCCTCCTCGATGGTCAGGCCATACAGCTCGCGCATGCGGCCCCAGCTCTCGAAGTCGGTGATCGCCTCGAGCGCGAGCAGCATGCGGCGGCGCTCGCCGTCGGACAGGCCCGCGAGCTCGGGCCTGAACATCAGCTCGAGGCGCAGGCGGATCAATTCGCGGATCAACCGGATTCGCTTCTGCAGTTCCTCGGCGCCGGCCGAATCGGCGTTGAGCACGCGCCACAGCGGCAGCCAGCGCTCGCAACCGGCGGCGCGCGATTCGACCTGTGAGCGGATGCGGGTCGGCCGGTCGGCGTCGACGTCGCGCAGCGCACTCTGGGTGCGGGCCTCGGCGATGGCGTAGTCGGCGGCAGCGACCCGCAGCGCCAGCAGATCGGGGAAGCGCTCGAACACCGAGCGCACGGAATACCCCGCGCGTTCCGCGATCTGCGATGCCGTCGGCACCTGCGGGTTCTCCCTGACCAGCGCCATGTAGGCCTCGATGATGAGCTGGCGCGTGCGCTCGCTGCGCAACCGCCGGCCATCGACCCTGTTCGCGCCCGCGAATACCGCCGGATCGCTGGCCGGCCCGCTCGCCGGCTCGTCGGGACGCCCGCTCATGCCGTCACGCCGTCTGTGCTGTCTGCGGGGACTGCGGCAGCAGGCGGTCGATCGCCTCGACCCACAAGTCGCACGCTTCCTGGAACGACAGGCCGTCGATCGTCCGCAGGCGGGTCCATACCTCCATGTCAGTCAGCGCTTCGAGCACGATCAGCATATGGCGCCGCTCCGGCTCGCCGAGCGTCGACAGCTCGGGCTTGTACATCAACTCCATCCGCTCGACGGTCCGCTCGCGCGCCACGCGGACGCGGAGCTTCAACTCGTCCGATTCCTTCTGGCTGTCGAGCAGCACGCGCCACAGGCCGGCGCCGCGTTCGCAGGTGAAGGCGCGCGTCTCCACTTGCGAGCGGATGCGGGTCGCCCGGTCGGCGTTGACGTGGCGCGGCGGTGCCAGCGCCGCGGCCTGCGACAGCCCGTAGTCGGTCGCCGCGACGCGCAGGGCGATGAGGTCGGGAAAGCGTTCGAACACCGACCGCACCGAGTATCCCGCCCGCTCGGCGATCTGCACCGCCGTCGGCATGGCCGGCTCCTCCCGAAGCAGCGCCAGAAAGGCCTCGATGATGAGCTGCTTGGTCCGTTCGCTGCGCAGCCGCCGCCCATCCACCCGGGGCGGAACCCGCGGGATGCCGGTCTGTGACACGGCACTATCCATCAAGGTGCCCCCGAAGGGGATGAGCGAACGGTGAACATGCCGGGTCCCTGCAACCACGCCAAAGATTTGGCAATTGGAGTGCAGTAATAATAGGAGGCGGTGACTGCGACGTCCCCCAGAATTGTATCCATTGTGGTAGTTGTCGCTAAATGCAGCGAGATTGCGCCCTAACTGCAGAAATGGCGCCTCAAACGGTCGACCGCCTTGTCCAAGGTCTCGTCGTGTTTGCAGAAGCAGAAGCGGGCCAGGTGGCGCGGCGCCGCCATCGGATCGTCGTAGAAGGCGCTGACCGGCACGGCCGTGACCCCTGCCGCCGTGGTGATGTGGCGGCAGAAATCCTCGTCGCTGCCGTTGAAGCCGAGCGGCCGGAAGTCGGTCGTGACGAAATAGGTGCCGTGGGCTGGCAGCACCTCGAAGCCGATCTCGGCCAGCGCGACGGCCAGCCGGTCGCGCTTGCGCTGCATGTCGGCGGCGAGCTGTGAGAAATAAGTGTCGGCTAGGCGCAATCCGGTCGCCGCCCCCCATTGCAGGTTGGGCGGCGTGGTGAAGGTCATGAACTGGTGGGTCTTGGCGATCGGCTTCAGCAGCTCGGTGCAGGCGGTGATGTAGCCCACCTTCCATCCGGTCAGGCTGAAGCTCTTGCCGGCCGAGCCGATGCGCACCGACCGCTCGCGCATGCCCGGCAAGGTCATGATCGAGACGTGCCGGCGGTCGTCGAAGATGATGTGCTCGTAGACCTCGTCGCACACGGCATAGGCGTCGTGCTTGCGGCAGAGCCCGGCGATGAATTCCAGTTCGTCCCGATCGAACACCTTGGAACAGGGGTTCATCGGCGTGTTGAAGAGGATGAGCTTGGTGCGCTCGCTGAAGGCCGCGGCGAGCGCCTCGCGCGGCAGGCGCCAGGTCGGCGGCTCGACGCGGACGAGGCGCGGGATGCCCCCCGCCCGGCGCACGATCGGCAGATAGGAATCGTAGAGCGGCTCGATCAGCACCACCTCGTCGCCCGGCTCGATCAGGCCGAACAGGCAGTCGCCCAGCGCCTCGGTGGCGCCCGACGTCACCAGCACCTCGCTTTGCCCGTCGATGTCGAGGCCCTGGAAGCGCTTGGCGTGCTCGGCCACCGCCTGCCGCAACTCGGGGATGCCCATCATCGGCGGATACTGGTTGTGGCCGTCCATCAGGAACTTGGCGGCGGCTTCGCGCACCTCGGGCGGGCCCTTGTCGTCGGGGAAGCCCTGCCCGAGGTTGACCGACTGGTGCTCGCGGGCGAGCGCCGACATCACCTCGAACACGGTGGTTCCGAGGCCGGACATCAGCAGGTTGGCGGATTTCATGGAGGCGTCGTTCCTGATGTTTTATTGGGCATATTTTCGCCCGTTCCATAGGCATGTCGCCCAAACGATGGTCATTCCGGCTTCTGAACTTTAGAGGAGGTCTGTGGAAAATCCTGGCACGAAAGATGCTAGTGGCCGCTCACGGGCTGTCGAAACCGGTGGCGCCGCTGCGCCCGCCTGCGGAGTGTCTGGAGCAAATGAAGAAGATCGAAGCGATCATCAAGCCTTTCAAACTCGACGAGGTCAAAGACGCCCTCAACCAGATCGGCCTGAAGGGCATAACCGTCCTCGAAGCCAAGGGCTTCGGACGGCAGAAGGGCCACACCGAGCTCTACCGCGGCGCCGAGTATGTCGTCGACTTCCTGCCCAAGGTGAAGATCGAGCTGATCATCGAGGACGAGATGGTGGAAAAGGCCGTCGAGGCGATCCGCAACTCGGCCCATACCGGCCGCATCGGCGACGGCAAGATCTTCGTGTCGGGCATCGACGAAGCCATTCGAATTCGTACTGGTGAGCGTGGTGACGCCGCCGTATGACAAGCG
This genomic interval carries:
- a CDS encoding NAD(P)H-hydrate dehydratase, with amino-acid sequence MVDEPLPGILAAQGDLVLLTCAEMAKADAAAIAGGVPGGELMEAAGRAVADAILRRYPAQSVLVLCGPGNNGGDGFVVARHLKMAGWAVRVALLGAASHLRGDAAWAAGLWKGQEAPLSTALLAGRPLIVDALFGAGLSRPVDGVAGEVIDRINDERLPVVAVDVPSGLNGDTGQVMGRAPRAELTVTFFRAKPGHCSAVGLALCGVLEVADIGIPESVLDAIAPRLWRNAPPLWARLLSRDAVADHKYARGHLTILGGASATGAARLAALAARRGGAGLVTIAAPPGSLSVYRTAEPGNLVVEARDGAAFEALLADERRNALLLGPGSGVDDRTRAGTLAALASRRPTLLDADAITVFADRPAELFGAVAGPALLTPHEGEFRRLFPDLTAGSKIERARAAARRSGATVLLKGPDTVIAAPDGRAVVNVHAPSSLATAGAGDVLAGLAGAFLAQGLEPLAAASAAAWLHGESAYRFGRPGLIAEDVVDRLPEALEAAGLSPFAGPIRP
- a CDS encoding aminotransferase, with translation MKSANLLMSGLGTTVFEVMSALAREHQSVNLGQGFPDDKGPPEVREAAAKFLMDGHNQYPPMMGIPELRQAVAEHAKRFQGLDIDGQSEVLVTSGATEALGDCLFGLIEPGDEVVLIEPLYDSYLPIVRRAGGIPRLVRVEPPTWRLPREALAAAFSERTKLILFNTPMNPCSKVFDRDELEFIAGLCRKHDAYAVCDEVYEHIIFDDRRHVSIMTLPGMRERSVRIGSAGKSFSLTGWKVGYITACTELLKPIAKTHQFMTFTTPPNLQWGAATGLRLADTYFSQLAADMQRKRDRLAVALAEIGFEVLPAHGTYFVTTDFRPLGFNGSDEDFCRHITTAAGVTAVPVSAFYDDPMAAPRHLARFCFCKHDETLDKAVDRLRRHFCS
- a CDS encoding TetR/AcrR family transcriptional regulator — protein: MSQTGIPRVPPRVDGRRLRSERTKQLIIEAFLALLREEPAMPTAVQIAERAGYSVRSVFERFPDLIALRVAATDYGLSQAAALAPPRHVNADRATRIRSQVETRAFTCERGAGLWRVLLDSQKESDELKLRVRVARERTVERMELMYKPELSTLGEPERRHMLIVLEALTDMEVWTRLRTIDGLSFQEACDLWVEAIDRLLPQSPQTAQTA
- a CDS encoding P-II family nitrogen regulator, with the protein product MKKIEAIIKPFKLDEVKDALNQIGLKGITVLEAKGFGRQKGHTELYRGAEYVVDFLPKVKIELIIEDEMVEKAVEAIRNSAHTGRIGDGKIFVSGIDEAIRIRTGERGDAAV